The nucleotide window ATATAAGGTTGACGACACAGTCAGGCATCCCGTGGATGGTGCTTGTCAGCGAGTCCGAGACGAGCAATCAAGTCCAAGTTCAGTTCCTGAATTTGTCTGTGCCGTGTTTTGCCGTCAGTTAACTTGTGGTTGAAGAACACATATACAGTGCTAGAGAGCAGAGTAACCTTGGTAGGCCTAGCCAACCTTATCTTTCACAATGTAATAACaaacttctctctctctctctctctccctctctcactGAATTTTCACACTGTTCTTACTGATCATTACAGAAAAACAAAACTTACACTCCGAACTTCAAAATTCAAATGTCACATATCATTTCCCCGTCGATAACAGATCACCGATCTAAGAGACATCCGAGACGTGGACGGGGACGACGAGCGGGTCGGTCACTACTGGCTGTAGCTCGGAAGGCTGTCGAAAGCTTGGCTTCACATGGTCATGGGTTCATGGCCCTGCTACTATGCTTCTTCAGTTTTCATTTCCTCGTCTCGTCTCATCACATCTCATGAGCAGAGGACAGAGTCGAGCACCAAATCTGTATTCATGAGAACAAACTCATGTGCATTCAGGACAAACTTATCAGAAGCGTTTCATCATCTTCAGGAGGCGACTCCTCCCCATAGCAAGCACCTGAGAGTAAACCTGACACTGAATGACTCAAAGCATACCACAGTCCCGTCCCGAGTAAGATGAACCAAGCCCAGGCACCGACCGCTCCTTTCCACTTTGCAAGGGAAGGCGATGTTTGCTTTGTAGGCCTCGTTTCTGCAAACCGGTCCAGACGATAACCAACGTGACAATTGAAAAACCATTAGCACTAGGAAACATGTTTTTGGAGACAACATTTATAGCTATCCATATATATACTCCAAACTAAAGCAGCAAGTATGACAGCCATAAAGTTTCCAACCTCTCCAGTAAATTTTAGGAACCAACTACCCAGATCATTCCCTTAAAAAGATTGATCGGATTGGATCGGTGTGTGATTGTCAACCAATCAGCACTAGATGGCTTGCTTGCTTGGTTTCTCCAGCTCCAGCTTGGTGTACCTGGTGTTCACGATCGATCAAGCTGGAGGCAGCGAGTGGTGCCGGAGAGGCGACGGTGGCGGTGGAGGTTGCCCGGCTCGTGCTGGAGTGGAGTTGTCGCGTCTTGATCGGTGAGTGTTTGGTCTGTATCACACAGTCTAGCGTGTATTTTCCTCGGCCTTTTGTTAAAAGAAAGAGAGGGGCAGGCAGCATCTCCGTCCGCCATTAGTGGTCAGAAGGAGAAAGATTGTCTGTCAGGCCCCAAGTCAAGCGACCTGACGCGGGCTCAAAGCTCACGCTGCAGCCAAATGTTCAGAGTCCAGAAAACAGAGCAAAAGCAGAGGATGCTAACTACACGCAAATATTCAGACTTCAGAAAGCAGAGCAACATATGTATCAGTTCTGAAGGTCCACAAAGTCGAGTCGAGGTCCACAAAGAAGATGTCACTGGAGCATCGAGTTTGCAATGCAAGACCTGCGCCCAAGAGGTAGATCGAATTAACGGCATCATCGCCAAAGAGGTAAGCTTCACAGCTCAGCTACATATCTAGACCATCAGTGTGTAGAACTTAACCTCGCTTTAGAAAACAGAGCACAGGAAGCACTGCACATCAAGTATATTAAGATTCCATAATTTATCCCAAACAAGTAGGAGTACTAGGATATTGTAGTGCTAAATTTGTGAGAAATAATAGTAAAAGCCAATTAAGTATACTAGGACCGAAATAGCCAAATACATGTCCAACAATAAACAGAGTACACTTATTTATTACAGCAGGAAGTCACCATATTTCTTGCAAAGAAAATCGTTAACTTCGATCTGTTAGAAATAAATAAATCCTAGCggtgactcaacataaaagtacgAACGGCGGGGAAGCCACCAAATCGACACGAGAGCAAAGAGGACTAAATTATTCGACGCACTTGATCATGCTGATGAATGGCCATCAACCAATAAGCACAATACGAGAATGCTTTGCCATTAGCAAGTCGCAGCCTGTACTGCCTGCATGATAGAAAAAGGTGTCATTACCAGGATGTGAACTGTGGAGAGGTGAGTAGGATGGTCAATGCAAGGCAAGTACGACACAATTCATTACCTGGATGTTGATGTGCTGTCTAGACAAACAAGATCTTGGGACATCTTGGGTGTTTCCTTGCTGCTTCTTTCCACTTCTGTTTTGTGTCACCACCCACTTCACGATGAAGAGCAATCTCCTTGAGGCGCTTAAAGTATTTGATCGCCGATGTGCCGGAAAAGCCATCTAGATTTTTACATAGCAGCCGGAGCGATTTGAGGCACGGCAGAGCTCCGTCTTCGATGTCCAGCGCAGTCATCACTTCCACCGTGATCCATAGGTCTTCCAGGATTTTGAATGCACCTTGTCCGATGATGTGCTTGTCCAGTTGAGTCGCAGTCAGCTTCAGCTGCTTCAGGCTGCGCATTTCACTCAGGGCAGCAAAAATGTCACGACTCAGCTGATGAGTGACTGAAAGGCACAACTTATTGAGACCAGCCAGCATGGTAACAAAGGGGGGTAGGCTGAATATATTGCCCCCTTGTAGCTTGAGTGAGCTAAGATAGTAGGATTTACCAGTTTCAAGGGAGAAATTTAGCAAGTCTTGAGAACTTTCACCACTGAGATTGAGTGAGAGTGCAAGTGAAGTCGTGAAATTGGTACCTCGCTCGATGAACCCCTTGATGGCCTTCGAGAGAGTACTTGTGCTGCTGGCATCGGCGCAAGAATCATACCATATTTTCACCTTTATCAAATGCTTCATATGATCCATGAGTTGTGCAAATCCTTGGCTCTTGTTGCTGTCCACAACAAATCCTGCTACTGTTTCCAATTTGCTGTTGGCTGACAACGACGCCTGTAGCTTACTCATTCTGCGGGCTCCTACATCTTGTTTCAGCTTGAACTTCCCAAACAGATGAAGTAAAAATGGCAACTCCATGACTTGTGTTGGCAGAATCTCTATCTTCGTCCTTCTTACATCCAGTGTCTCCAAGAACTGAAGCTTCTTGATATTTTTTGGAAGCGCCGTAACAGCAGCTCCGAGGCTTAGGTATCTCAGCAGCAACAGGTTTCTGCATACCAACTTGAGATGGCCATCTGACATCTGATGATCATACTCTTCTAGATCCAAAACTCGCATCAGTTCATACTTGGAGAAGTCCAGGATTGATGGGTGTGTCTCGCCGGAGACAGTCAGTGACCGGACAAGAGATAGATCATTCACTTCTCTAGGCTTTGTATTATGCAGAGACAGCCGGCGGATTTTGCTGGGTAGGGGTGGAGCAGACGGCTGATTACACAAGGTAAGAAAGTTGTCAGACATGGACTTGCGGATGACAAACTCCAGCATCATGCCATGGGTATGGCATGTCTTCAGCTCTGTACTGTTACCACTAGCATCAATAGGTTGGATGATACTCCGGTCAACTAGCTTATCAAAACAGCTGGTAGCGGCGTCGAGGGCATTGTTTGTAATGTTTCCCGGTGAAAACCCCTCGGCTAACCATTTCCTTATCAGGGTTGATCTCTTGATTGGACGCCCACTTGGGTAGGTACTCAAATATAGCAAGAATGTCCTGGCAACCTGGCTATCAATGCTGGTGTAGCTCTGCACAAGCACACTCCTCATTCTTGAAAATAGCTCatcactctccaaatatgtaCCCAGGTCGGTGCATAACTTCGCCCATTTCATGGGTGTCGGATTTCCTGCGCTTTGCAAGAACCTGGCAGTGGTAACAAGAGCAAGGGGAAGACCATCACATTTCTTGAGCGCTTCGGAGCCAAGCTCCTCCACATCTGGCGGTAGTTCATCATCTTGGAAAATTTCCTTGAAGAACAATAGTCTTGAGTGTTGATTGGCAAGAGTTGACATTGTGTACACATGATCATTAACAGCTGAGCTGCTGCACGTATTTGCTACGCGCTGAATAGTCGTCGTCACCAGAAATCTGCCGCTTAACCCCGCAAAAGCCAGTTTTATATCGTGCCAATATCCTGCTTTCTGCAAGCCATCAATCACAATGAAGAACCTATGTACCAAATTAAACATGACAAGCTAAATTAGACAAGGTTTACAATGATAGATGAAGCTAGCAGAGCAAGAGGGGATAGGGAACTGAATGAATGAATGAAAAAAAATAAGGCATGGCAAAACTGAATGGGGAAAATGTTTTCGCACAGACAACTAAAGTAAGATGACCATGCATCACTACTGGATTCGCCAAAATCTTCAATATCCATTGCCGAGTTTCTGCAAACGAGAACTCGGCAAACAAAAAATTAGATGAAACGGGTCGTTAACGGTGGCGACACGTGGCTAGACTATTATTCGTGTACGGAACCAGGCATTACTTGGACGAGCAAGCTGTCAACGCGTGGTACAATATATTGCATTGTACCCGTTCGCCGAAACTCGGCAAACCTTGGCCCACTATGAAACACCGCAGACGTTTAACCTGTTCGCCGAGTATTCCATTTTGCCGAGCATCGCACTCGACAAAGCTAGACAGCACCACTACTGGAAAATCATTGTACACCAAATAAAAACGACACATGGGTGTTCCTAGGAAGTTGCTTTGTGCCAGGTAAGCCAAGAACCGACAGTCGGCAACTACGGAAGTGTTTGCTGAGTTCTATGCCGGCTCTCGGCAAAGACATGACGGTGCCGTCCTCACCCTCCGGACGTGAAGTCACTTTACTTTGCCGAAGGTACCATTTTGGTTCTTGACAACAAGTTTGCCAAGCCCCCAATAGATGGTTCTCAGCAAAGTTTTGTTTGCCCAAGGGGTGTACGGTGAGTGCTTTTTGCCGAAACTATACTCTGCAAAGGAATTGCTGAGTATTTTTTGGCCCTTACCCGAGTGTCTGTGACACTAAGAAAAATAGGTGATTCCAGTAGTGCATATGGCAACTGAACTGGCTTTTGCCGAGTGGGGAGCTTGGCAAAGATTCTAGGAGTTACAGTAACTGCCACGTCTCGGTATTTGCCAACTGCATTGCAGTAAGTAAACAAATATGTATGCAACCAGAGACACAAAGACATGTGGAGAAACAAAATACAAGATCTATATAAAAGCCATTAATATTTAACATTCAAATCTTGGTGAATTTGTTAGTTAAAATATTTGCGATAAAAGTAGAAACAACGGATCCCGTGGATGAGTTGAAGTGAAGAAGCAAGATCATACTATTGACAACATAGTCTTCAAGTACCACATATCAATGTGTCTTTGACAACAACTTGATATATTAACATATATAGTAAATAAACTTAATATATTTAACCCAAAGTCTATTTTTTTCTTGAGATGTCACCCCAGAATGAAAGGGGCGATCTCGTAGTTCTTGGTCTGTGAAGATGCGTTGTTAGGTGCTCCATTTTCCCATTGAGGACGAACCTCAACCTGTGCTTAATATATTTTACTATAAGTGGTAAGTAATATTATGAAGCAAGTTGAACGAAATAACAATTGACTATGGGAgcaaaaaaataaagagaggaATTAACAGTAAGTATAGTCGGAAAAAATCTAGCACACAAATGTGTGGGTAGTTAGAACGATGAACATACATACCAAATTAAACATGGCAGATTTATTAGACAATAATTTATTGAAGGAGTTTGGTACATCGATCAGTAGATAAATTACCTTTTGATCCCAATGCACTCTTTGATTCTTTCCTGGAGCTTGGTGAGACGGCCGTCGGTGGGATGGCCAAGTTGCCCGAGTATCTCCCTGAGAACATTGGCGGCTGTTCCTCCAAGTTTCGCTGGAGGAACCCAGGCCCGTGCTTCGTATTGGGTCTGAATTGCCTTGTAGTTGTACACATGATTGGCGAGGAGAGTCTTGCCCATACCATGGAACCCAACAATGGTGATCACcttgagctgctgctgctgccggatCAGATCCAGAAGCTCGTCGCGGGGATCTTCCATACCCATGGGAACAGGGCATGATGCTGCTGAATGGTCGTCGTCTTCATCATCTTCGATCGCCGCTGCAGTCTCTGTCTGCTCAGACGACAGCGACCGCCCTGGCGAAGAGGTGGTGCTGCTACAGTATGCTCCTCTCAGCTTGGACGCATCCTCTGATATCTTCTTGAGCTCCTGGATAGCCATGGCGAACTCGTTACGGGCCTTCACCGTCTTCACCCGGTGGACAGCCCGACGGAGCCAACCGGCCCCTGTCTTGGCCCTCCTCACGCGGTGCATGAAGCGGTCGATGCAGTCTTCAATGGCGTGCGCCACCTCACGTACCATCCTGATCCACTCCTTATGCACCTCTTCACCCCTTCCATGGCGACTGTTTTGCTCATCCTGGATGACGGCAGAAATCATGGCAAACTCgtccttgatgaacttgatgtcACGCTCCAGGTTCTTCCGCAGCTCGTGATTTTTATCTAAAAAATCGAAGAGCTTCGGCACCATCCACTCCACGAAAGAGGTGGCCGCGGCCGTCGCCACAgcctccatctctctctctctctctctgtgtgtgtgtgtgtgttcaacGGTTGCAAGGTCACACCATGGGAGTTTTCACTGACCGGCGAGGACAACACACAATAGCAACCATGGATGGATGAAGTTGAACTAAGCTACCTAGACCTGCCAGGATGCTAACAATACTAACCCGTCACATGACATTTGACATGCACAAATCTGCCAAGAAAATATCTTGTTCACATGGTAATATCTTCAAAGTATTGCTGTCCTTCCTTCTTACTATATCCATCCTTAGCTTAACAAACTTACAAACACTAAGTTAATTAACGTGAAACGATATGTGAAATGAGGACACACCATTACTATTATACGTATATTAGAACTAGAAGTACACGTAACCAAAAATAAATAAACATGCTAGGTAATCACACAAAAAAGGAAAAGTAGTTAACACTGTCGCTAAATAATAGACCATACATGAATTCAAAGTATTATGGATGGAACTGAAAGCACTGTGCACTGCCTTGGAGTTAGATTTTTGAAAAACTACTGCAAGACGTAGGCATTAATATTAATAGTACTTGAGGAAAAAACAATCGATGTAGGGCAAACACTAAATAGCTATTTACAACATCATCTTCGGTGCATGCAGCGTACAGGCAGGCTGATGAGTGCGGGTGGACTGCGCAGACGAGTCAAAAATATCTTTGTACTTTTTCCTCTTGGTTTTGGCAtcatcaatcaatcaatcaatccgAGCGTGCCTCCATCGGTATCCTCGCGGGGTGGGAGTTGTCGGCAAGGAGGCACCGAGCATCTTTGTACATGTTTTACACTGTTCTACCACCCCACTCCCCCACCGCTTTAACACTTTTATCACTAGTACTCCATTAGTGTGTTTGGACTGCATATTTGCTTTCCTACTTGTCGGGTAGCCTCTCCATAATGAAGTCCAGTACCCGCTCTCTCTCACTCACCTGCACGAACCGAGAAAAAGAGGAACCGTACTAGACTGGACCTGATCTACCATGACTAAGATCGGTGCAACCATACTAGTAATTCAGTAGACATCTCATCCCCAAAAGCCCAGGCGGCTGCCCTGCCACTGCCCGAATGAATGAAAAACCTGCAAACAATGGGACGTCTCATATCCGGCCAAACGTTCTGCATTTCTCATACCCGGCCCAAATATAAGGCGGGCAGGGGACATCCAGACGCGCCCGCCATGTCACGATCTATAATTATTTCTAGCAGCGTTTCTCTAATTATTTTTTGCGGTTAGCAGCTCATTCTGGCGACGGTAGTGGTTATTTCAGAGACGTCGATGTAATTTTTATTCCAAAGTTCTAGTAAGTGCGGCTGAACTTTTTAGAGCTCCCAAACACACCCCTCACGCATTATCCGATCTAGTTCGTGAGCCCCGTAAGTCCCCGTGTCACAAACGGTCCACATGGGCACGTCTTCCAGGTATTCCCTTTTAAGTAACGACCGTGCATCCCGCAAGTTCTCCATGGCGCGTGGAAATGCCTCAGGCGAGATAGTAGTTGTGGGGCCCAGTCGAAGACACGTTCCCTTCCCTCTCTCTCTGCACACATTTGGAAATAGCGTGAGGAAGAGTGATACATCTCGAACATATCTAGTACAATTTATGAAGTTTTCATGCTATATATTTACTTCATTTATTTATGATTTTGGTgtaattttatattattttttgagactaacctattaatctagTGCCCAATGTTCTATCCTGTTTTATCCATGTATTTGGTTTTACAGAAAATCAATATATAGGAAGGTCAAAATACCTCGAAGATTTAATATAATCTTtgttggaatatatatgattttttgggCGAAGTAATCAAAGCAAGACGGTCCTTCTCCATCTCTTCGACCAACAAACGTTTAAACTTCCTGACGGCATTCTCGACTTGTTCATGACAGTTTTATTGGACTTTGGCAATCTTGACAAGTTTAGCATTACACTAGTAGAAacacagggctttggtccagacTGGGTAAGCCCATTAATATCGGTTCACACACGAtccgggacccatgggggcatcggtcccggttcgtgagaccagggggccggccgggggaattggtcccggtttgtatggcccctttggtcccggttccagACACGGACCGAGACTAATGGGCCCCGCTcttggcccacaaccattggtcccagttggtggctggaaccgggaccaaATGTGGTCCTTTAGTCCCGTTTCCAgccacgaaccaggaccaatgacatgcctatatatacccccttgCCCGCGAGCAGAGCAGTGGAGTGCTCTATTTTTTTGGCTGCCCGTGGAGAGCTTTGTGGTGCTCGatctcacctcctatgcacatgaggtgtttgATGAAATGTCCGAGCCACACtcaagctttctcctctcgaagctcctTGTCCAATCTCCATTTTTCTcaagatttgtctaggtttgcCGGTCCGTTCTGTCcaatctcgtcgccggcaccaccgtggtgagcctcttattCTTATCTTCTTTGTAAAAGAAAAAAACAATCTTACTTGTAtggtttagatagatacttgtataaTCTATTATATATAAAAAGTATTTGATGGGTTCACCAGAAAAAAGAAAATAATCTAGAAATTACCACAAAAAACAGAAACATCCAACCGTTTATTTTCTTGACTGAAATTATATAGCCATTAGATTAGAATTAAGTGAAAAAATTACCCACCATTGCCATTATAAAGGTTATAAACATATTACCCACCATTGCCATTATAAAGGTTATAAACATCCGACCACTAGCCAATCAATTTCCTCCTGTCCACCACGCCCAAGCTAAGGCAGTATATAGAAACCCtattaaaaagaaaaagaatacAGGGGCAACCttacgaaaaaaaagaaaacagaaaaaattAGGATGATTAGGATTGCCGCCGCCCTTCTCCACAGCCATGCTCTTGCCCTCGGCAACATACGTCCTAACCATAAGGAAGAGGCCGTGGCCCGTACGTCCTAGCCATAAGGAAGAGCGCCAATCCAACACGTACACAAAGCCAATCCGCTGCAACTGAGGTAATATACTCAGACTTCTTTTCCAAATTGTTTAGGGTCATCCACTATCTGCTTCCTAGCAAGGCCTTCATCATGGGATCTCAACCAGAATCAAAAAGGAATATGTTTGCTGCTCAGGTAGAGGACCGGCGAGAAATTGTCATGGAGGAAGGTCATGTATGGGGACCTGCTAGAGGTGGCCTCTAAGTTTGTTTTATTGGTAACAACGTAGAAGCCGACGATGAAAA belongs to Triticum urartu cultivar G1812 chromosome 7, Tu2.1, whole genome shotgun sequence and includes:
- the LOC125525818 gene encoding disease resistance protein RGA4-like, which translates into the protein MEAVATAAATSFVEWMVPKLFDFLDKNHELRKNLERDIKFIKDEFAMISAVIQDEQNSRHGRGEEVHKEWIRMVREVAHAIEDCIDRFMHRVRRAKTGAGWLRRAVHRVKTVKARNEFAMAIQELKKISEDASKLRGAYCSSTTSSPGRSLSSEQTETAAAIEDDEDDDHSAASCPVPMGMEDPRDELLDLIRQQQQLKVITIVGFHGMGKTLLANHVYNYKAIQTQYEARAWVPPAKLGGTAANVLREILGQLGHPTDGRLTKLQERIKECIGIKRFFIVIDGLQKAGYWHDIKLAFAGLSGRFLVTTTIQRVANTCSSSAVNDHVYTMSTLANQHSRLLFFKEIFQDDELPPDVEELGSEALKKCDGLPLALVTTARFLQSAGNPTPMKWAKLCTDLGTYLESDELFSRMRSVLVQSYTSIDSQVARTFLLYLSTYPSGRPIKRSTLIRKWLAEGFSPGNITNNALDAATSCFDKLVDRSIIQPIDASGNSTELKTCHTHGMMLEFVIRKSMSDNFLTLCNQPSAPPLPSKIRRLSLHNTKPREVNDLSLVRSLTVSGETHPSILDFSKYELMRVLDLEEYDHQMSDGHLKLVCRNLLLLRYLSLGAAVTALPKNIKKLQFLETLDVRRTKIEILPTQVMELPFLLHLFGKFKLKQDVGARRMSKLQASLSANSKLETVAGFVVDSNKSQGFAQLMDHMKHLIKVKIWYDSCADASSTSTLSKAIKGFIERGTNFTTSLALSLNLSGESSQDLLNFSLETGKSYYLSSLKLQGGNIFSLPPFVTMLAGLNKLCLSVTHQLSRDIFAALSEMRSLKQLKLTATQLDKHIIGQGAFKILEDLWITVEVMTALDIEDGALPCLKSLRLLCKNLDGFSGTSAIKYFKRLKEIALHREVGGDTKQKWKEAARKHPRCPKILFV